A region of Streptomyces sp. TG1A-60 DNA encodes the following proteins:
- a CDS encoding SurA N-terminal domain-containing protein, whose protein sequence is MHRRSRTAFLLSAAIAAAPLLTACGSGAHPGAAAVVGGERITVAQLENRVNEVRAAQRAATPDRTQYQQVVAQTGALTRNTLNGMVLERVLDQALKDAGVTVTRKEVQKYRSDLEHEAGGPAALEQAYLQRYSVAPEQLDESVRSDVEVQKLSAALGADLNTPEGGTVFWEALSKASGKLDVDLNPRYGSWGVDETSGRVGLLDTKTPWLREVTRTGTQEPA, encoded by the coding sequence TTGCACCGCCGTAGTCGCACCGCGTTCCTCCTCTCCGCCGCGATCGCCGCGGCCCCGCTCCTCACCGCCTGCGGAAGCGGCGCGCATCCGGGCGCGGCGGCCGTCGTGGGCGGCGAGCGGATCACGGTCGCGCAACTGGAGAACCGGGTGAACGAGGTACGCGCCGCCCAGCGAGCCGCCACCCCGGACCGGACCCAGTACCAGCAGGTCGTCGCCCAGACCGGCGCCCTGACCCGCAACACCCTGAACGGCATGGTCCTGGAGAGGGTCCTCGACCAGGCACTCAAGGACGCCGGCGTGACCGTCACCCGCAAGGAGGTCCAGAAGTACCGTTCCGACCTGGAACACGAGGCCGGTGGCCCCGCGGCCCTGGAACAGGCCTACCTGCAGCGCTACAGCGTCGCCCCCGAGCAGCTCGACGAGAGCGTCCGCAGCGACGTCGAGGTCCAGAAACTCTCCGCCGCCCTCGGCGCCGACCTGAACACCCCGGAAGGCGGCACCGTCTTCTGGGAGGCACTCTCCAAGGCCTCCGGGAAACTCGACGTGGACCTCAACCCCCGCTACGGCAGCTGGGGCGTCGACGAGACCTCCGGCCGGGTGGGCCTCCTCGACACCAAGACGCCGTGGCTGCGGGAGGTCACCAGGACGGGAACGCAGGAGCCGGCGTAG
- a CDS encoding protein kinase, translating to MSTLIGQGGMGQVWTAYDQRLDRRVAVKLLRPDKVAGHEADELRRRFVRECRVTAQVDHPGLVTVHDAGSEGEELFLVMQYVDGADLADHLAEHDPYPWQWTVSVAAQLCAVLSAVHAVPIIHRDLKPRNVMVRQDGTVTVLDLGVASVMDTDTTRLTHTGSPIGSPAYMAPEQAMGGAVGPYTDLYALGVLMHELLSGNVPFTGSTALGVLHRHLYEPPVPVRRLRPEVPETLETLVLRLLSKDPQHRPSSAQETYEQLLPLLPARGTPTGSPLDPTRPFLRPHAPWPDRARIPAPQPSAAPAPAPAADKPDVAGAVDEVKRLLGEGRITQAVDILGAILPAAAAQHGEHSPVVRTLRKQYAATLMDDGQYRRALPELRRLADERAAEAGQADPQSLRFRYESAQCLEQLGEPAAALSEYRSLLPYFENQYVGGDPELSLDVRRRIGHLLLALGDRGAAHETLGRLLLDVERLRGPGHPLAGEVRRTLQWLGQVRG from the coding sequence CTGTCCACGCTCATCGGACAGGGCGGCATGGGCCAGGTGTGGACGGCGTACGACCAGCGACTCGACCGGCGTGTTGCGGTGAAACTGCTGCGCCCGGACAAGGTCGCCGGCCACGAGGCCGACGAACTGCGCCGCCGCTTCGTGCGCGAGTGCCGCGTCACGGCCCAGGTCGACCACCCCGGCCTGGTGACCGTGCACGACGCGGGCAGCGAGGGCGAGGAACTGTTCCTCGTCATGCAGTACGTCGACGGGGCCGACCTCGCCGACCACCTCGCCGAGCACGACCCGTACCCCTGGCAGTGGACCGTCTCGGTCGCCGCCCAGCTGTGCGCCGTGCTGTCCGCCGTGCACGCGGTGCCGATCATCCACCGCGACCTCAAGCCGCGGAACGTCATGGTCAGGCAGGACGGCACCGTCACCGTCCTCGACCTCGGCGTCGCCTCCGTCATGGACACCGACACCACCCGCCTGACCCACACCGGCTCACCCATCGGCAGCCCCGCCTACATGGCCCCCGAACAGGCCATGGGCGGCGCCGTCGGCCCATACACCGACCTGTACGCCCTCGGCGTGCTCATGCACGAACTGCTCAGCGGGAACGTGCCGTTCACCGGCTCCACCGCCCTCGGTGTCCTCCACCGCCATCTCTACGAGCCGCCGGTCCCCGTCCGCCGCCTCCGCCCCGAGGTGCCCGAGACCCTGGAGACCCTGGTCCTCCGGCTGCTCTCCAAGGACCCCCAGCACCGCCCGTCCTCCGCGCAGGAGACATACGAACAGCTCCTCCCGCTGCTCCCCGCGCGCGGTACGCCCACCGGCTCCCCGCTCGACCCCACCCGCCCCTTCCTGCGCCCGCACGCGCCCTGGCCGGACCGCGCCCGCATCCCCGCGCCGCAGCCCTCCGCCGCACCCGCCCCGGCGCCCGCGGCCGACAAGCCCGACGTGGCCGGTGCCGTCGACGAGGTCAAGCGGCTCCTCGGCGAGGGCCGCATCACCCAGGCCGTCGACATCCTCGGCGCGATCCTCCCGGCCGCCGCCGCCCAGCACGGCGAGCACTCACCCGTCGTCCGCACCCTGCGCAAGCAGTACGCGGCCACCCTCATGGACGACGGCCAGTACCGCCGCGCCCTGCCCGAGCTGCGCCGCCTCGCCGACGAGCGCGCCGCCGAGGCCGGCCAGGCCGACCCGCAGTCCCTGCGCTTCCGCTACGAGTCCGCCCAGTGCCTCGAACAACTCGGCGAACCGGCCGCGGCCCTCTCCGAGTACCGCTCCCTGCTGCCGTACTTCGAGAACCAGTACGTCGGCGGCGACCCCGAGCTCTCCCTCGACGTCCGCCGCCGCATCGGCCACCTCCTCCTCGCCCTCGGTGACCGGGGCGCCGCCCACGAGACCCTGGGCCGTCTGCTGCTCGACGTGGAACGCCTGCGCGGCCCCGGCCATCCGCTGGCGGGCGAGGTCCGGCGCACCCTGCAGTGGCTGGGGCAGGTACGCGGCTGA